TTCGAACTCCCGTGCGGTCCGCTCGAAGGCCGTTCCCTCGATCGCGCCCGGGACCCCGACCCGGACCAGGAGGCGCTTCGTCAGCGTTCCGAGGACCATCGCGGCGACGACGCCCACGACGACGACGATCAGGGCGGCCCAGACCCACTGCGGCACCGCGGCGAAGAGTTCGGCGAAGCGGTCCAGGTCGATCTGCAACGCCGCCGCGCTCTCCGCTCCGAGACCGACGCTCGCCGGTCCGTGCGCTCGGCTCGTCACCGCCGTTCCCGTCAGCGATCCCGGCATCAGTACTCCTCCGGATCGATCTCCAGAATGATCTGTCCGCCCTTGAAGGCTCTGACGAGGCCGTCAGACTCCGAGAGGACGATGGCCGTCGCGTTCGTATCACGGGTGATCGCCGCGCCCGCCATGTGGCGCGCGCCGAGCCCTTTCGGGATGTCGACGCCCTCGGCGGCGGGTTCGAGGTAGCGGTAGGCGCTGACGATCTTCCCCGAGTCGCTGATGACGAACGCGCCGTCCAGCCGGGAGAACTCCTTGAGCATCACGTTCACGATGGGGTCGCCGACGTGGACGTGGGACTTCTCGAAGGGGTTGTACGACAGCGGTCGAGACTTGTTCATCACCTTTCCGGCGTCGCCGACGACGAACAGCGCGCCGACGGGCTTGCCCTTCTGGCCCTTCTTTCCCAGTTCGATCGCCACCTCGAAGACGTCCCGAATGACGCTCGGATCCGCCCGGGAGTTCGCGAACAGGTCGTAGATGCCGGATCGCATCGCCTCTTCGACCCGCACGCGGACCACGCCGTCGGGGTCGCCGTCGAAGATCCGCACGCTGCAGGCGACCACGTCGCCCTCCTCGACGAGGTCCTGTTCGAGCGCCCCTTCGACCCCGAATCTGATCCGGTCGCGGACGTTGTCGAACTCCAGCGGCAGTTCCACGTACGTCTCGGCGTCGACGGCGTTCGCGGGCGCGACGACGACCAACTGCTCGTCGATATCGGCGTCGGCGAACCGCTCGTAGTGGGAACTGCTCGGCGAGAAGAGAAACACGCTCTCGATGTCCGACACGACATCTCCCAGCAGGTCCGATAGCGCCGACATTAGCGTGTCTACACTTCCAGCGCTGTAAAGCGTTGTGGGACGTTCTCGCCAGCGATATCAGTCTTGCACTCGGCTGACAACCGTCTGACGCTGCGGTCCGACGTGATCGCGGCGGATCCTGCACCCCCGCGACGGCGGCCGTCCGGCGTTTCGGCCGCTCAGTACGACTTCGCGAAGTACGCGGTCTCGACCGCGTCGCCGTCGCAGATCGCACAGTCGGCGTCGTGGTGGATCTCCGCCTCCTCGTCGTCGAGCGGGACCATCACGATCTCGGCGGCGATCTGGTCTTTGATCTCGGTCTCGCAGTCCTCGTCGCCGCACCACGGCGCTTTCACGTAGCCACCGTGCTGACCGATCGTTCCCAGGATGTCGGCGCGAGAGTCGGCCTCGCGGACGTTCGATTCGAGGTTTTCCTCGGCGGCGGCGTACAGTTTCGCGTAGACCTCGTCGAAGTGCGACTCGACGGTCTCGGCGATGTCCTCGCGGTCGACCTCCGTCGACTCGCCGTCGGGGCGGTGCACGAGCGTGACGGTCCCGTCGTCGGCCTCGTTGGGGCCGATCTCCATCCGAACGGGGACGCCCTTCAGCTCCCACTCGTTGAACTTGAAGCCGGGGTTGCGCTCGTCGCGGTCGTCGAGTTCGACGCGGATCCCCGCCTCTTCGAGGTCCTCGGTGATTCCCTCGGCGTACTCCAGGACGTCTTCTTTCGTGTCGGCCTGCCAGATCGGGACGACGACGATCTGCTCGGGGGCGATCGCCGGCGGCAACACGAGGCCCTGATCGTCCGAGTGCGTCATAATGAGCGCGCCGATGGCCCGCCAAGAGAGGCCCCAGGAGGTGGTGTGAGCGATCTGTTCGTCCTCGTCCTCGTCGGTATAAGTGATGTCGAACGCCTCCGCGAAGGAGGTCCCGAGGTAGTGTGAGGTCGCCCCCTGAACGGACTTGCCGTCGGGCATCAGCGCCTCGACGGTCGTCGTCGTGTCCGCGCCGGGGAACTTGTCGTGTTCGGGCTTCGCGCCGCGCAGGACGGGCATCGCGAGCAGGTCCTCGTAGGTGTCCTCGTACTGGTCGAGACGGCGCATCGTCTCCGCCCACGCGTCGTCACGCGTCGCGTGCGCGGTGTGGCCCTCCTGCCAGAGGAACTCCTTCGTCCGGAAGAACGGCTTCGTCTCCGTCGCCTCCCAGCGGACGACCGAGACCCACTGATTCACTCGCAGGGGGAGGTCCCGGTGGCTTCGCACCCACCGGGAGATGTAGGGCGTGATGATCGACTCCGAGGTCGGTCGGACCGCCAACGGCTCTTCTAACTCCTCTTGGCCGGCGCGGTCGACCCACGCGACCTCGGGGTCGAATCCCTCGACGATGTCCTTCTCCTGTTCGAGGTAACTCTCGGGGATGAACATCGGGAAGTAGGCGTTCTGGACGCCCGTGTCCTTGAACAGGCCGTCGAGATGGCCCTGGATTCGCTCCCAGAGCTCGTACGCCCGGGGTCGGGTGACGATGAAGCCGCTCATCCCCTCGGGCGCGTAGTTCGCGAGGTCGGCTTTCTGGACCACTTCGGCGTACCACTCGCCGGTGTTGTACTCTTTCGACTCGGTGATGCCGAGTTCCTGCTCGTCGCTCATTACGTATTTCGAGCCCCAGGGCGGTCTTAAATCTCCCTGAACTGGTGACGGTTCTGTCCCGTAACGAGAGTAATCGGTGTCAGCCGACCAGTTAGCGCAAGCTAGTTGACAGTAGGCGACGTAGATAGCGTTGGGTGAGAGTACTATGTTAACACGCCGCACAAACGTCCGAGCCGAACTGGAGCGGGCCGACGGCGGTGGCGGCACAACGGCGGGTGCGCGCGACAGTGGAGACGACGCGCCGTCCGAAACCCGGATCGAACTGTGGCGCAAGCCCGTTAAAACCGGTGGACTGAACGAGTTCGCACGAGTCGAAGAACGCCTTCGCACGCTGGCCGAGTGTGAGCATATCGACGCCGTCGCCGTGAAAACTTGGGATCGATACGTCGACACCGCCGAGGGAAGCCGCGACGACGAGGGACCGCGAGCGACCCTCGAACGGCTCCGTCGATACACGGGTCGGGATGCGAAACTGGAATCGGAGGGATCGCCCGCGTACCACCCGCGCATCGCGGGACGAGGCCGACTCGGTCCTCGAACCGATGCAGCGCGGATTCCGCGGGCCGCGCTCGTGGAGTTCGAAGACGGGAGCATAACCAACGTCACGCTCGCGGACGAGCGAACGGGCTGTCTCACCGAGCGCCTGAAGCAGATCGCCGAGCGGGGAGGGTCCCAAGCGGACTCGGACCTCACTCCGGAGTGACCGCGAACGGGCTCTCCGTCTCGCGCCACTCCCACCCGGGGAGCCGGGTCTGAAACCCCGCCGCCAACGCCGCGTCGAGGTCGTCGATTCCGGCACCGCCCTCGCTGTGCGTCGCCACGTCTGCGACGTGAAACGTCGCCTGCGCGAGCAGTGACAGCGGCGTCCCGCCCGCGACGGTCGCGGCGAGCTCCCGGCCCAGCACCTCGTCGACGACGAAGCCCGGGTAGTCGCCTTCGACGTCGAGACTCCGGAGCAGCGCGACGTACGCGGCGGCGTTGACGGCGACGTCGCCGTCGGCGAAGACCGTCGCGACCTCCTCGCGGTACGCCGCGGCCGACACGCGGGCGACGTCGGTCTCGAACAACTCGCCCAGGCGCGCTCGCGTCTCGTTGATGACCGGAACGATCTCCTCGGCCCGGTCTGCCACCCACTCGGCCTCGCTCGCGACGCGGTTCGGCGTGATCTCGATACCGTCGCTCGTGATACCCATATCGCAACGCAGGTCGCGCCGGGGTTTCGGTTTTGCGAAGGCTTTTATACAGAGGCGGGACTACTTCGCTCCAAGCGGGTTCTCCCTGCCTCTCAGCAGCCAGGACCGCAGACATAGTCGTACACTACGCACTACGTTCGTCCTATGCGCTCTCACCTGACATCGCCGTCTCCCCGCGTCGACGGAGTGTTCGTCCTGCCGGGTTCGCTGCGGAGGTCGGGTACCCCGACCAATCAGCTGTCGTCGGCGATCACGACGGAACGCTCTCAGTTATGAGTTCAGTAGACACGCAACTCGAGGAGTTGAAAGCAGAGATCAAGGCGGAGTTGCCGGCCGACATCTCGGTGACGGACGTCACATACGAAGGCCCGGAACTGGTCATCTACACGCGCGATCCGAAGCGGTTCGCCCGAAACGGCGACCTGATCCGCGACCTCGCGGGGAAACTCCGCAAGCGGATCACTGTCCGACCCGATCCCGTCGCGCTGTCGCCGCCGGAGCGGGCCAGAGACCGAGTCATCGACGTCCTCCCCGAGGAGGCCGGCGTCACCGACCTCGACTTCCACGAGGACACCGGCGAGGTCGTCATCCAGGCCGACAAGCCCGGAATGGTCATCGGCCGAAACGGGGCGACGCTCCGAGAGATCACCCGGGAAGTCGGATGGACGCCCCAGGTCGTCCGGACGCCGCCGATCGAGTCCTCGACGGTATCGAACGTCCGCAACTTCCTCAGACAGGAGCGCGAGGACCGACGACAGATCCTCGAACGCGTCGGCCGACAGATCCACCGGGAGGAACTCGCCAACGAACAGTGGGTCCGGATCACGATGCTCGGCTCCTGTCGCGAGGTCGGCCGCTCGTCGTTCATCCTCTCGACGGCCGAGACCAGGATTCTGGTCGACTGCGGCGAGAAGCTGGGGTCCGGTGAATCACCGTATATGCAGATTCCCGAAGCGCTCGGTGCCGGGGCGAACTCGTTCGATGCGATCGTTCTCACGCACGCGCACCTCGATCACTCCGCGCTCGTCCCGCTGCTCTACAAACACGGCTACGACGGCCCGATCTACACGACCGAACCGACGCGGGACCTGATGGGGCTGCTCCAACTCGACCACCTCGACGTGGAGACCAAAGCGGGTCGGACCCCGCCGTACGACCCGGAGATGGTCCGCGAGGCGATCAAACACACCATCCCCATCGAGTACGGCGACGTCACCGACATCGCACCCGACGTCAAGTTGACGCTCCACAACGCCGGACACGTCCTCGGCAGCGCCATCGCGCACTTCCACATCGGCGACGGGCTCTACAACGTGGCGTTCTCCGGCGACATCCACTACGGGGAGACGAGGCTGTTCGACGGCGCGGTCAACGACTTCCCCCGCGTCGAGACGCTCGTCCTGGAGTCGACGTACGGCGGCCGGAACGACTACCAGACCGATCAGGAGGACTCCGAGCGCAAACTGATCGAGGCGATCAACGAGACGCACGACCGCGGCGGCACCGTCCTCGTCCCGACCGCGGCAGTCGGCCGCGCCCAAGAGTTGATGCTCGTCCTCGAGGAGGCGATGCGAGCGGGGAAGATACCCCGTATGCCCGTCCACCTCGACGGGATGATCTGGGAGGCGACGGCGGTCCACACGACCTACCCCGAGTACCTCCGGTCCGACCTCAACGACCGCATCTTCGGGGAGGAGGACAACCCGTTCCTCGCCGGGGCGTTCAACCACGTCGACGGCGGCGACGAGGAACGCCGGGACGTCGCCGATGGCGACCCCGCCATCGTCCTCTCGCCATCCGGAATGGTTACCGGCGGACCGATCCTGTCGTGGCTCCGCCACGTCGGTCCAGACCCGGACTCTCGGCTCGTCTTCGTCGACTACCAGGCGCAGGGCACCCTCGGTCGACGGCTCCAGAACGGGCTGACTGAGGTCCCGATCGACGACGGCGTCGGGCGCTCGGAGACGGTCCAACTGGAGGCGGACGTGGACACGTTCGACGGCTTCTCCGGTCACGCCGACCGCCAGGGGCTCGAAAACTTCGTGAAGACGATGAACCCCCGTCCCGAGAAGATTCTCTGCGTCGACGGCGACGAACGCGCCGTTCAGGACCTCTCCTCCGGCCTGTACCACGACTACCACCTGCGGACGTTCACGCCGAAGAACCTCGAAACGTTCCGGTTCCGGTGACGGACGGGGGCACAGCCGTCCTCGGTCGCGAGCGGGATGCCGACGAACCTTCTTATCCGAGTGCGACGACAGTCCCCGTATGCGCCTCGCGCTGATCGCGCACGACGAGAAGAAGCCCGACATCATCGAGTTCGCGGAGAGCCGTCTCGACGACCTCGAACGGTTCGAGCTGATGGCGACGGGGACGACCGGCAAGCGACTGCAGGAGGCGACGGGCCTCGACATCGAGCGCAAACAGTCGGGACCGATCGGCGGCGACATGCAGATCGGCGCAGAGATCGCCGACGGCAACTGCGACGGGGTCGTCTTCCTCCGCGATCCGCTGACGGCGCAACCGCACGAACCGGACATCAGCGCGCTGTTGCGCCTCTGCGACGTGCATTCGATCCCGCTGGCGACGAACCTCGCCAGCGCCGACGCCGTTCTCGACGAACTCGTGCGCGTTCTCGACGGCGAGGAGCGGCCGGAGTCCGGATAAGCCCGCGCCAGCGAGGAGCGGCCGCAGTCTCGGTACGGCTTCGACGACCGTGGCCCTCTCTAGTCGCGGCTGAGTCGCGAGGACGGCGTCACTCGCGAAATATCAGCGCTGAAAACTGTGTCGCGGGACTTAATCCGGTGACCACGCAACGGGTCACTATGGACCGTCGCTCCGGGTCGACCGACATCACTCGCCTCCTCGCCGTCGCGCTGGTCTGTGCTGTCGTCGTCGCCGGCGTTCCCCCGGCGTCGGCGCAGTCTGGCGAGACCGGCGGCAGCGACGCCGGCGGCGCTGCTCAGGAGCGGCGCTGCTTTCCCGACGGCGGATACGACCTCACGATCGGGGACGGCAACCCGCACATCGACGTGACCGTCCACACCTCGCTGTTCACGAACCCGTCGCCGCCGAGCGCGATCGGGTTGGAAGCCCAGGGCGTCGCGGTCGACAGCGACGTGATCGAACTCCGGACGGGCGTCCTCTTCGAGGGCGTCCCGGACGACGACTCGACGGCCGCCGTCTGGAACTCCTTCGCGATCCTCTTCGACTACCGGCTGTCGCTCCCGATGTTCTCCGACTCGATCGGCGACTCGACGTACGAACCGACCGGCGGCCCGGTCTCCGGGGTCGAAACCCGGGGCTGCTGATCCGGCTCGGACGTCGCCGCCCTCACCCCCTGAGCGCCTCGACGGGCGGATCGTTCGCTGCCTTCCAGGCGGGGTAGAGGCCGCTCAACACGCTCGCCACCACGGCGAACCCGAACCCGATCAGGAGGTACCGGACGCTCGGCCACCCGAAGACGAGCAGCGGGTCTCCCGACAGGACCTGGAACACGACGAGACCGACCCCGAGCGAAACCACCGCGCCGACGACGCCGCCGACGACGCCGAGGAACGCGGCTTCGGCGAGTATCATTCGGAGGACTTCGCCGCGCCTGATTCCCACGGCGCGGAGGACGCCGATCTCGCCGCGGCGCTCGATCGTGCTCATCAGCATCACGTTGAGGATCGCGACGCTGGCGACGACGAGCGAGATGGACCCGATGCCCAGCAGCGCGAGGTTGAGCGTGTTCAGGAACGAGTCGATGTTCTCCTGAACGCCCGCGAAACTGGTGACGCTCAACACCTCCTCGTCGCCCTCGTTGAACCGGGCTTCGAGGCGGTCGGCGATCGACTGGGCCTCGTCGCCGTCGGCGGCGACGACCGTGACCGTGTCGTAGTGCTCCTGCTCTGAGAGCGCCGACAGCGGCACCACGAGTTCGCTCCCGCCGCCCCCGAAGCCGCCCGAGGACTCGATGAGCCCGCGGACGCGGTAGAGCCGCCCCTCGTACTCGACGGGGTCGCCGAGTTCGATTCCGAGCTGCGCGGCCGTGCTGTTGGTGAGCAGCGCCCCGGACTCCAGCCGGTCGGGACTGTCCCCGGACGAGACGGTGTACAACGCGCTCGCCTGCCGCAGCGCGGTCACACTCACGAACGCCTCCCCGCCGTCACGGGCCGAGAGCGTCGTTCGGTTCGATTTCTGCGGGACGACGGTCGCGTCGCCCGTGAGGCTTCGGATCTCCTCGACCTGCTCGTCGGTCACGCCGTCGGCCGAACTGTCGGGGCCAGCGGAGATCGACACCTCGTTCGTGAGACTGCCGAGGTCCGTCGTCGCCTGTTGCTGGAGCGCGACGCCCGCGATCCCGAGCGAGGAGATGGCGACCACGCCGATGATGATGCCGAGCGCCGCGAGCGCCGTCCGGACCCGGTTGCGGCCGAGGTTCCGCCAGGCCATCTGCACGCTGGGGAACCGCCACAGCAGATCGGTGACGCTCACTCCTGGATCACCCCGTCGACGAGGCGGACGACCCGGTCGGCGTAGTCGAGGAGTTGCTCGTCGTGCGTCACCGCCACGATGGCGATCCGCTCCTCCTCTTTGAGCCGCGTCAGTTCGTCGAGGATCGTCCGGCCGGTGTCCTGATCGAGGTTGCCCGTCGGTTCGTCCGCCAGCAGGACCTTCGGTTCGTTGATGAGCGCCCGCGCGATGGCGACGCGCTGCTGCTGGCCACCCGAGAGCTGATTCGGCGTGTGGTCGAGCCTGTCGCCGAGACCGACCCGCTGCAGGAGGTCCACCGCCCGCTCGCGGCGGTCGCGGGTGGTGTCCCACATCGACGGGAGTTCGACGTTCTCGGTCGCGGTGAGCATCGGCAGCAGGTGAAACGCCTGGAAGACGAACCCGATCCCGGAGCGGCGCTCCTCGGTGAGTTCGTCCTCGGTGAAGTCCGTCACGTCGCGGCCGTCGACCCTGACGGTCCCCTCCGTGGGAGTGTCGAGCAGGCCGACGAGGTTGAGCATCGTGCTCTTCCCCGATCCGGAGGGGCCGATCACCGTGACCATCTCGCCGCGCTCGGCCCGGAAGTCGACGCCCTTCAGCGCCTCGATGGTCTCCCGGCCGCTCTGGTACCGCTTCACCGCGTCTTCGAGTTCGACGACCGTCATCTGCGCCACAGGTAGCCGCCGACGCCGATCGCGAGGACGACGACCGCGCCGACGCCGATGGCCGTCAGCGGGAGCCCCCCGGAGCCGTCGGAACCGCCACCGGGCTGTCGGCCACTGCTGCTCGCTGCCCGGTCGCCGCCGGCCGCCATCGAGTCGGCGTCGGCGAGTGAAACCCGCTGTGTCGTCGTAACGCGTTCGTTGTCGACGATGTACGTGATCTCGACGGGGACCGCCGAGGCGTTCTGCTCGGCCTCGGCCGTCAACTCGAACGTCGCGAACTCGCTGGCGTCGATCGCGCCGATGAAGTACTCCGCGGAGGGCGGCGTCGGACGCACGCCGTCGCCCTCGCCGACGCTCACGAGCACCGAGTCCGCGTCGGTTCCGCCGAGGTTCGCGGCGTCGCCTTCTATCGTCACGCCGGATCCTGTCCGTGTGGCTTCGATGGCTGTGAGGCGGATCTCGCCGGGAATCTCGCTCTGATCGTCTATGTCCACCGAGATGGTCTTCTCGTGATCCTCGCCGGCGGCGCTGTAGGCGGCGGTGAATCGGACCGTCTCCGCTCCGACGTCCGAGGTGTCGAACGTCGTCGTCCGGTTCGCGTCTGGCGGAACGTCGAACAGGAAGTTCCGCTCCAGGACCTCGCCGCCGACCCTGGCGGTGATCTCGACGTCGGAGAGGTCCGCGTTGCCGAAGTTCGTCAGCGTGACCGACGTCGTCTCCGCGTTCGCGTCCGTCTGCGAGGACAGTTCCGCTCGCACGTTCGGGTCGGTCACGTCGACGTACACCGGATACGTGTAGCGGTGGTACTCGTCGTCGTCGTCCTGAACGACGACGGTGACGGTGAGCCGTTTCTCGCCCGCGGTATCGAACGACGTCGAGAGCGGCACCGACAGCGACCCACCCGGTGCGATCGACCCGACGTCCTCGATGCGGGCGTACTCGTCGGTGGTACCGGTCCGACGGACGTAGATGTCGCGGACCTCGACGGTCGTGTCGCTGTTCTCCAGGTTCGAAATCGTCGCGTCGATGGTGACGCGTTCGTCGGTGTTCGGATCCTCCGGTGAGATAGACACCGAGGAGAGCTGTACTGCCGGGTTCGCCGCCGTCGCGGTCGTTCCGACCGCACCCATACCGCTCAGGAGGACGAGGAGGGCGACGAACGTTCGAGTCGTGGGGGACCAGTTCACAGCCTCCCGTATACGTCGGCGACACTAAACGATAGCGTCGACAGCGATAATACCGACGACTGCGACGGCGCGAGTACCGAGAGGTCTCGGACCGTCGCCGACGGCCGTGTGACTGGGAGAAGAACGCGAACGACTTTGTCGCCCGGCGCCGTGGGTGATCGCGGTATGGTCGAGCCCCGCTACACCCACGTCAGTATCGTCGCAGACGACCTCGAGGAGTCGGTCGACTTCTACGAGTCGGTCTTCGGGATGAAGCGGATTCCGACGCCGGCCTTCGACGAGCGGATCCAGTGGCTGCAGTGCGGCGAGTTTCAGTTGCACCTCGTCGAGCGCGACGACGACCCGCCCGCGTTCAACCACCACGCGCTCCACGTCGACGACTTCGAGACGGTCTATCAGTCGATCCGCGACCACGACCGCGCGGAGGCGGAAGCACTTCCGCAGATCGAGGCCAGCGCGGACCCCGATCCGCCGGTCTACGTCCTCCCCTCGGGGGCGGTCCAGTGGTACGTTCGCGATCCGGCCGGGAACTTGGTCGAGATCAACGCGCCCGACGCCGACGCCCTCGACGAGTCGCTCGTGCGCAACCTGGTGAAACGGACCGACATCGAGTGGCCGGAGGCGGGCGAGGAGCCGGCACCGATCTATCTGAACGAGTGAGACCGGCCACCCGCTGCGGCGTGCGGCCTCCGCTCCGCGCTGACGCCGATCCTACTGACTGTTGCTTATCTCCCGGGCGAAGCTCCGGTCGTCGGTCTGCAGCGTGAACCCGGGATCCTGCTGAAAGCTCCCGTTGCGCATCGCTTCGATGAGCCCTCTGGAGAGTTGGAAGCTCTGGACCTCTCGTCCGCTGAAGTAGACGAAGATCGGGTGGTCTCGCGGCGCCTCGAACGCACCGACCTCCCGGAGCGCGTCCACCAGTCGTTCCGCCGCCTCGGTGGTGAGACGAATCTGGACGGCGTACATATCGCCCTGCTCGCGCGGGTCCTCCGCGCTGGCGATTCCGTCGCTCTCGACGACCGTTTGGAGGGTGCCGTCGTCGTCGGCATACCGGATCTCCAGTCCCCCGTCGGCCGTCGTGCCACCGTCCTCGCCGGACGCCGTCCCACCTTGCTCGGACCCCGTGTCCGTGAGCCGCAGACACCCGGACGTAGCACCCGTAAGCAGAAAGAACAGCCAGTGGCGACGTTGCATACTTCGTATCCGGCCCGGGAAATGTAGTAAATCTGCCGGCTCCGGGGACGTGCTTCGGCGTCGTCGCGACGGACGTCGGCGAAGCTGCGGTCAGTTGGTCGCTGACTCGGCGGGATCGACGACCGACTCGCCGACCTCGTCGACGCCGACGCGGTCGCACAGATCGTACAGCGGGCACGCTTCCGGCCCGTCGAGACAGGCCGGTTTACGCGCCGTGCAGTACTCTCGACCGAACTGGATCATCGCCGTGTGACCGAAGCCGCACTTCTCGCCCGGCACGTCGGCTTCGAGGTGCTCGCGGACCGTCTCGTGGTCGGCGTCCGCGGGCGCGAGGCCCATCCGACGGGCGATCCGGTGGACGTGTGTGTCCACCGGAAAGACGGCACCATCCGATACCATTATGCTATCATTGAGTGTGGATACCTTATGAGTGGCCGGTGGTCGACGTTGAAGACGGTCCACGAGTTTCCGGATGGTGAGCTCTGGTTGCGCCGTCGGAAGCAGCGGAATAGTGAGAATAACGCTAAACAGGCTCGTATTGCGTTGGAGGAGTTTGACGCGTTCATGTATGTCTACGGGTTTGAGGGAGTGGAGCAAATAGATAACGTCGCTCTTGAGGACTTCAGCTATTTTCTCGTAGATGAGGATTATGGAAATCATGCGCATTCGACGACTCGGCAGCGGTGGTACATGGTCAGAAACTACCTGAACGACCATGTTGACGAAGACCTTGGGTGGGAGGATGATGGTTGGATTTTGAGTTGGACTCGTGGGGGGACGGAGACGGCTCATCAGCGAGATTTGGAGATTCACTGGTTGCCTATCCCGATGATTCATAAATTGATTGAGGGGGCTGCTGAGCACCCGATGACTCCGCTGCGTAACGAGCTCATTGTTCGTATCTTGTATAATACAGGGTGCCGGCCGTCGGAGGTGGCGCGGATGCAGACGCGCCGGGTTGACTTGTCGACTCGTTCGATTACGGTGCAGAATTCGAAGGTGAAGGATACGGACGCGCCGAATTATGAGAAGACGGTGTTCTTCACGAGGAAGACGCGACAGAAGATGCGCGAGTGGTTGAATCGAGGGGGGCGAGATTCGTTGGTGACGGCTTCGGAGTCTATTCGACTGTTCCCGGGGTACAACTCGAAAGAAATCAGCTCTCGCCAAGTCAACAGTATTGTTCGGCAGGCGGCGGACGCGGCGGATGTGCAGGAGGATTCGTTGGAGCGGGCTGATGGGGTGATGGTGAATC
This portion of the Halobellus litoreus genome encodes:
- a CDS encoding ABC transporter ATP-binding protein gives rise to the protein MTVVELEDAVKRYQSGRETIEALKGVDFRAERGEMVTVIGPSGSGKSTMLNLVGLLDTPTEGTVRVDGRDVTDFTEDELTEERRSGIGFVFQAFHLLPMLTATENVELPSMWDTTRDRRERAVDLLQRVGLGDRLDHTPNQLSGGQQQRVAIARALINEPKVLLADEPTGNLDQDTGRTILDELTRLKEEERIAIVAVTHDEQLLDYADRVVRLVDGVIQE
- the dacZ gene encoding diadenylate cyclase; translated protein: MSALSDLLGDVVSDIESVFLFSPSSSHYERFADADIDEQLVVVAPANAVDAETYVELPLEFDNVRDRIRFGVEGALEQDLVEEGDVVACSVRIFDGDPDGVVRVRVEEAMRSGIYDLFANSRADPSVIRDVFEVAIELGKKGQKGKPVGALFVVGDAGKVMNKSRPLSYNPFEKSHVHVGDPIVNVMLKEFSRLDGAFVISDSGKIVSAYRYLEPAAEGVDIPKGLGARHMAGAAITRDTNATAIVLSESDGLVRAFKGGQIILEIDPEEY
- a CDS encoding ABC transporter permease, which translates into the protein MSVTDLLWRFPSVQMAWRNLGRNRVRTALAALGIIIGVVAISSLGIAGVALQQQATTDLGSLTNEVSISAGPDSSADGVTDEQVEEIRSLTGDATVVPQKSNRTTLSARDGGEAFVSVTALRQASALYTVSSGDSPDRLESGALLTNSTAAQLGIELGDPVEYEGRLYRVRGLIESSGGFGGGGSELVVPLSALSEQEHYDTVTVVAADGDEAQSIADRLEARFNEGDEEVLSVTSFAGVQENIDSFLNTLNLALLGIGSISLVVASVAILNVMLMSTIERRGEIGVLRAVGIRRGEVLRMILAEAAFLGVVGGVVGAVVSLGVGLVVFQVLSGDPLLVFGWPSVRYLLIGFGFAVVASVLSGLYPAWKAANDPPVEALRG
- a CDS encoding HTH domain-containing protein, whose translation is MLTRRTNVRAELERADGGGGTTAGARDSGDDAPSETRIELWRKPVKTGGLNEFARVEERLRTLAECEHIDAVAVKTWDRYVDTAEGSRDDEGPRATLERLRRYTGRDAKLESEGSPAYHPRIAGRGRLGPRTDAARIPRAALVEFEDGSITNVTLADERTGCLTERLKQIAERGGSQADSDLTPE
- a CDS encoding methylglyoxal synthase encodes the protein MRLALIAHDEKKPDIIEFAESRLDDLERFELMATGTTGKRLQEATGLDIERKQSGPIGGDMQIGAEIADGNCDGVVFLRDPLTAQPHEPDISALLRLCDVHSIPLATNLASADAVLDELVRVLDGEERPESG
- the proS gene encoding proline--tRNA ligase; its protein translation is MSDEQELGITESKEYNTGEWYAEVVQKADLANYAPEGMSGFIVTRPRAYELWERIQGHLDGLFKDTGVQNAYFPMFIPESYLEQEKDIVEGFDPEVAWVDRAGQEELEEPLAVRPTSESIITPYISRWVRSHRDLPLRVNQWVSVVRWEATETKPFFRTKEFLWQEGHTAHATRDDAWAETMRRLDQYEDTYEDLLAMPVLRGAKPEHDKFPGADTTTTVEALMPDGKSVQGATSHYLGTSFAEAFDITYTDEDEDEQIAHTTSWGLSWRAIGALIMTHSDDQGLVLPPAIAPEQIVVVPIWQADTKEDVLEYAEGITEDLEEAGIRVELDDRDERNPGFKFNEWELKGVPVRMEIGPNEADDGTVTLVHRPDGESTEVDREDIAETVESHFDEVYAKLYAAAEENLESNVREADSRADILGTIGQHGGYVKAPWCGDEDCETEIKDQIAAEIVMVPLDDEEAEIHHDADCAICDGDAVETAYFAKSY
- a CDS encoding DUF7332 family protein → MDRRSGSTDITRLLAVALVCAVVVAGVPPASAQSGETGGSDAGGAAQERRCFPDGGYDLTIGDGNPHIDVTVHTSLFTNPSPPSAIGLEAQGVAVDSDVIELRTGVLFEGVPDDDSTAAVWNSFAILFDYRLSLPMFSDSIGDSTYEPTGGPVSGVETRGC
- a CDS encoding beta-CASP ribonuclease aCPSF1, whose translation is MSSVDTQLEELKAEIKAELPADISVTDVTYEGPELVIYTRDPKRFARNGDLIRDLAGKLRKRITVRPDPVALSPPERARDRVIDVLPEEAGVTDLDFHEDTGEVVIQADKPGMVIGRNGATLREITREVGWTPQVVRTPPIESSTVSNVRNFLRQEREDRRQILERVGRQIHREELANEQWVRITMLGSCREVGRSSFILSTAETRILVDCGEKLGSGESPYMQIPEALGAGANSFDAIVLTHAHLDHSALVPLLYKHGYDGPIYTTEPTRDLMGLLQLDHLDVETKAGRTPPYDPEMVREAIKHTIPIEYGDVTDIAPDVKLTLHNAGHVLGSAIAHFHIGDGLYNVAFSGDIHYGETRLFDGAVNDFPRVETLVLESTYGGRNDYQTDQEDSERKLIEAINETHDRGGTVLVPTAAVGRAQELMLVLEEAMRAGKIPRMPVHLDGMIWEATAVHTTYPEYLRSDLNDRIFGEEDNPFLAGAFNHVDGGDEERRDVADGDPAIVLSPSGMVTGGPILSWLRHVGPDPDSRLVFVDYQAQGTLGRRLQNGLTEVPIDDGVGRSETVQLEADVDTFDGFSGHADRQGLENFVKTMNPRPEKILCVDGDERAVQDLSSGLYHDYHLRTFTPKNLETFRFR
- a CDS encoding VOC family protein, with amino-acid sequence MVEPRYTHVSIVADDLEESVDFYESVFGMKRIPTPAFDERIQWLQCGEFQLHLVERDDDPPAFNHHALHVDDFETVYQSIRDHDRAEAEALPQIEASADPDPPVYVLPSGAVQWYVRDPAGNLVEINAPDADALDESLVRNLVKRTDIEWPEAGEEPAPIYLNE